Proteins from one Plasmodium cynomolgi strain B DNA, chromosome 10, whole genome shotgun sequence genomic window:
- a CDS encoding triose/hexose phosphate phosphate translocator (putative), translating to MVHFGAVVSMSSTTVSFTHVVKACEPVFTALLSILLLKQYMKINKYLTLLIIVAGVICASVKEIHFTWLSFWCATISNLGSSMRSIFAKKMMTQKSLIGENLNASNIYAMITICSALMSLPLVIVFEGKASYNFITNYQNATLNNHTYREIITKIFLSGIWYYLNNEVAFMCLEKVNQVTHAVANSIKRVVIIVSSIIIFQTQITLLGALGSAVAIVG from the coding sequence ATGGTTCACTTCGGTGCCGTAGTCTCCATGTCATCGACTACAGTGTCCTTCACTCATGTGGTGAAAGCATGCGAGCCTGTTTTTACTGCCCTACTCTCCATACTCTTACTAAAACAGTATATGAAAatcaataaatatttaacacTGCTAATAATTGTTGCAGGAGTTATATGTGCATCTGTGAAGGAGATTCACTTTACGTGGTTGTCCTTCTGGTGTGCTACGATCTCCAACTTAGGATCCTCCATGAGatctatttttgcaaaaaaaatgatgacacAGAAATCACTAATTGGAGAAAACCTAAACGCTTCAAACATCTATGCCATGATTACCATATGCTCAGCTCTCATGTCTCTACCTCTAGTCATAGTCTTCGAGGGAAAGGCCTCCTACAACTTCATCACGAACTACCAGAATGCAACACTAAATAATCACACGTACAGGGAGATAattactaaaatatttttgagtGGCATTTGGTACTACCTCAATAATGAAGTTGCATTTATGTGTCTTGAGAAAGTAAATCAAGTTACTCATGCTGTGGCCAATTCGATTAAGAGAGTCGTCATTATCGTATCTTCTATTATCATTTTCCAAACACAGATCACCTTGCTGGGTGCGCTCGGCTCTGCCGTCGCCATCGTCGGC
- a CDS encoding Pfs38 (putative) has protein sequence MMHTKGSARALLLASVLLTWLQVCLSKHHVDLSSSGKSVFLLNVVPGDTVVYSCPYTLHREAQIRCAREREFFDRKLYCFEHVIINRNVFLLRDYVRGAYNIVSKYVNNIYTSEFTVPPVVLMNRHFECYCYMDDGNRVQKKTLKVHISKGIVKRTPGCDFNDEYRESTAITTFNNMNRKRVKVCDSYPKGGDTITLLCPTTYTVQPEGCFNQVYVKKDDIKNDKNKLEERFNISRKWEQEKYKIVDIETLFGQKVESVGDEVSKFAKIPVTNDEISFTCTCRANDGSDTLMMNVYINESYDKFVNSNQENIGNSNQGKFVNSNQEKFVMPNENRVEYSKHNVSSTT, from the coding sequence ATGATGCACACGAAGGGAAGTGCGCGGGCCCTGCTGTTGGCCTCGGTGCTGCTAACCTGGCTGCAAGTGTGCCTGTCCAAACACCATGTGGACCTATCCAGTTCAGGAAAAAGTGTGTTCCTGTTGAATGTAGTCCCAGGAGACACAGTGGTCTACTCATGTCCATACACTCTTCACAGAGAAGCTCAAATCAGGTGTGCAAGGGAGAGGGAATTCTTTGATAGAAAACTGTACTGTTTTGAACATGTCATCATTAATAGGAATGTATTCCTATTGAGAGACTACGTCAGGGGAGCATACAACATAGTAAGTAAATACGTGAATAACATATACACGTCTGAATTTACAGTACCTCCTGTTGTACTGATGAACCGTCATTTCGAATGCTATTGCTACATGGATGATGGGAATAGAGTACAGAAGAAAACACTCAAGGTTCACATTTCCAAGGGTATCGTTAAAAGGACTCCTGGATGTGATTTCAATGATGAATACAGAGAGAGCACTGCAATCACAACTTTTAACAATATGAATCGCAAGAGAGTTAAAGTGTGTGATAGTTATCCTAAGGGTGGAGATACCATCACTCTGTTGTGTCCTACTACCTACACTGTCCAACCGGAAGGGTGCTTCAATCAGGTATACGTAAAAAAggatgacataaaaaatgataaaaataagttggAGGAACGGTTCAATATTAGTCGTAAATgggaacaagaaaaatacaaGATAGTTGACATAGAGACGCTTTTTGGTCAGAAGGTAGAGAGTGTAGGAGATGAAGTAAGTAAGTTCGCTAAAATTCCCGTTACAAATGATGAAATAAGTTTTACCTGCACATGTCGGGCAAATGATGGGTCAGATACACTCATGAtgaatgtgtacataaatgaGAGTTACGATAAGTTCGTTAATTCTAATCAGGAGAATATCGGTAATTCTAATCAGGGGAAGTTCGTTAATTCTAATCAGGAGAAGTTCGTTATGCCTAATGAAAACAGAGTGGAGTACTCGAAGCATAACGTCAGTTCCACCACA
- a CDS encoding hypothetical protein (putative), with translation MKIDKEYKDKEQHILKDLFSNESFYEVVRDNQVKLFNSFNTLANRIILEFPPSFYLYLKQKELVDFMLIVWQYSLSVKYYSPSSIIKQSNPETSFGLAFSPEIAKLNHSCVPTCSFYYDEDGTLTVRSICNIPQGGKLCISILSDQYVPLSVRKSCRGMARIFSCGCIRCTDSTENNLHLRSMRCPRCIVGYIYPMKTEALIEALHMEGEEEERRQRGKGDSIRKGKLTDDRKETAKDVARKLAGDAERWLCSNCGKLSLQGNKRCVRLERSIYAQYEDAEMKYMQGDIIQAKKKLLQIHNEVQYLLHPNHHILFNVCTLLAGLMRYDPNRKLHDSLLFLRKAVIAAENVFPVCSLEKVHLYAHLAHYTFNYSNHCKLYMKAGGIDAESVIEPIFASIWNAMVTTGSNSTLTITLIQQMRTYAICFNVYSPYREIEFYINRKEEYSKFYHHVTQKKNESHRKIKKIMKEDPFYPIYMACQCFDIDYEKENYVPHIFKLFKHMQYVGNGQNALSIAASFGNVKLVKVLLKLNYSPFSKNELHMNALLHMASSFLPYEQTNRYSNYVHILLQEIESQKVGLDNFEAEYNTLLHGEDIPKDGGGTTIMAVQDGHNNSYLWANDMERPFPFGEDLLQDEEFTYGPASQKLDTNQKIILTILLKHLDAKQMYKRRKYKDKLRFNEYVSLAAARRRRRDVENAAYGIHSAHALLSSPPPSYVGTTNERRGKSNHGEAKTGAEESIIQTGISSHYRMAGSSKRDYPKKEKKKNRLNHPKRRSNSGESTSPTCSSFDSGKSDDVLNNKVKHYYVQKILTKSISHKLLGLNNALHYACRRGKRKLAKQLIICGVPVKLLNSEGSTALHMACLSGHDVIVKTLLKYHTEVDLMTSHGETPLMLAAYGLHLHVIKTLIENGAQATLKNKDNVTVLHCLVQGLLRTHTIYYDHRVYHDDVSSVSLGGPLMKKKGISNSFSDETSHHLTAHVPIIEDLPTDLLLLPFKLLHRIKKAITILKLLIMYCPLYLYDIKDMNGYNPFEVLKAAWRRVCERRICLLANADLKFSTFSDHQKNIVSQGWSLITALVNMILSILRPDRSVLTSIYASFLGGEAIPQLGATRQGEATQPGEATQQGEATQQGEASQPGETSQPGETSQPGKATQPGKTSQPGDTPTPGAPPMKPTAQLNPPGEPKSAASEKAAIVPKKMWPKKAKLPPPPKRQ, from the exons atgaagattgACAAGGAGTACAAGGACAAAGAGCAACACATCTTAAAGGACCTTTTCTCAAATGAGTCCTTTTATGAAGTCGTTCGGGACAACCAAGTTAAGCTATTCAACTCGTTCAACACGTTAGCGAATAGGATAATATTGGAATtccctccttctttttatctCTACTTGAAACAGAAGGAGCTTGTCGATTTTATGCTAATCGTATGGCAGTACTCCCTCTCCGTTAAGTATTACTCTCCATCTTCTATCATTAAGCAATCCAACCCTGAAACCTCCTTCGGATTAGCTTTCTCTCCAGAGATAGCTAAACTGAATCACAGCTGTGTTCCAACATgctctttttattatgaCGAGGATGGGACCCTAACTGTCAGATCGATATGCAATATCCCTCAAGGAGGGAAACTGTGCATAAGTATTTTATCGGATCAGTATGTCCCCCTGAGTGTTAGAAAGAGTTGCCGAGGAATGGCTCGTATTTTTAGTTGTGGGTGCATTAGGTGCACCGACTCAACGGAAAATAACTTGCATCTTAGAAGTATGAGGTGCCCCAGGTGCATTGTGGGGTATATCTACCCGATGAAGACAGAGGCATTGATCGAGGCGCTCCAcatggaaggggaagaagaagaacgtCGACAACGTGGAAAGGGAGACTCGATCCGTAAAGGAAAGCTAACCGATGATAGAAAGGAGACTGCCAAAGATGTGGCACGCAAACTGGCGGGGGACGCAGAACGATGGTTGTGCTCAAACTGCGGGAAGTTATCCCTTCAGGGAAACAAGCGGTGCGTACGTCTGGAGAGAAGCATCTACGCCCAGTACGAAGACGCGGAAATGAAGTATATGCAAGGGGACATCATCCaggcgaagaagaagctttTACAGATACACAACGAGGTGCAGTACCTACTGCACCCGAACCATCACATCCTGTTCAATGTGTGTACATTGCTAGCAGGTCTGATGAGATACGATCCTAACAGAAAATTACATGACtccttattatttttacgaaaGGCAGTAATAGCAGCGGAAAACGTCTTCCCGGTATGCTCACTGGAGAAGGTCCACCTGTATGCACACCTGGCTCATTACACCTTCAACTATTCGAATCATTGCAAGTTGTATATGAAAGCAGGTGGGATAGATGCAGAATCTGTAAtagaacccatttttgcatctATCTGGAATGCAATGGTGACAACAGGATCTAATTCGACTCTAACCATTACGTTAATACAACAGATGAGGACCTATGCCATCTGCTTCAATGTGTACAGTCCGTACAGAGAGATAGAGTTTTACATTAACAGGAAGGAAGAGTACAGtaaattttatcatcatgtgacacaaaaaaaaaacgaatcacatagaaaaattaaaaaaataatgaaggaAGATCCATTCTACCCGATCTACATGGCATGCCAATGTTTCGATATCGATTATGAGAAAGAAAATTACGTGCCTCACATTTTCAAGCTATTCAAACACATGCAATACGTTGGAAATGGACAGAATGCACTCTCCATTGCTGCATCCTTTGGAAACGTAAAATTAGTGAAGGTTCTCCTAAAGCTAAActactctcctttttctaaaaatgaattacaCATGAATGCTCTCCTACACATGGCTAGTTCATTCCTTCCATATGAACAGACAAACCGTTATTCCAATTACGTCCACATTTTGTTACAAGAAATCGAATCTCAGAAGGTGGGACTGGACAACTTCGAAGCTGAATACAACACCTTATTGCATGGGGAGGATATACCAAAGGATGGAGGGGGTACCACCATAATGGCTGTGCAAGACGGACACAACAACTCGTACCTCTGGGCAAACGACATGGAAAGacccttcccctttggggAAGACCTCCTCCAGGATGAAGAATTCACCTACGgaccagctagccaaaagcTAGACACgaatcaaaaaattattctgaCCATTCTTCTGAAACATTTAGACGCCAAACAGATGTACAAGCGGAGGAAGTACAAGGATAAGCTCAGATTCAATGAGTACGTTAGCCTCGCTGCTGCACGAAGGAGGCGCAGGGACGTGGAGAATGCAGCATATGGAATACACAGTGCACACGCGCTACTGTCGTCCCCACCCCCCAGCTACGTCGGTACCACCAAcgagaggagggggaagtCCAATCATGGCGAAGCCAAAACAGGAGCAGAAGAAAGCATCATCCAAACTGGGATAAGCAGTCATTATCGCATGGCAG GTTCATCAAAAAGGGACTACcccaagaaggagaaaaaaaaaaaccgttTGAATCATCCAAAGAGGAGAAGCAACTCAGGCGAAAGCACCTCGCCCACGTGTAGCAGCTTCGATTCGGGAAAGTCAGACGACGTCCTGAACAACAAAGTGAAGCACTATTATGTTCAAAAAATTCTCACCAAATCCATTTCGCATAAACTGCTAGGCTTGAACAATGCACTCCACTATGCAtgcagaaggggaaagagAAAGCTAGCGAAACAGCTAATAATTTGTGGCGTGCCAGTAAAATTACTGAACAGTGAAGGAAGCACAGCTCTCCATATGGCATGCCTAAGTGGACATGACGTAATTGTAAAGACGTTATTAAAATATCACACTGAAGTAGATCTAATGACATCTCATGGAGAAACTCCACTCATGTTAGCTGCATATGGTTTGCATCTGCATGTTATAAAGACCTTAATAGAAAATGGGGCACAAgccactttaaaaaataaggacaaTGTTACTGTTCTGCATTGCCTCGTACAAGGACTGCTACGCACACATACGATTTATTATGACCACAGAGTATACCATGACGATGTATCATCTGTCTCTCTTGGGGGACCACtcatgaagaagaaaggaaTTTCCAACAGCTTCTCCGATGAAACGAGTCACCATCTCACTGCACATGTCCCCATTATAGAAGACTTACCGACAGACCTTTTACTTCTCCCCTTTAAACTACTACATAGGATTAAAAAGGCTATCACGATATTGAAACTGCTAATTATGTACTGCCCTTTGTATTTGTATGACATAAAAGACATGAATGGATACAACCCCTTTGAGGTGTTGAAGGCTGCTTGGAGGAGAGTGTGTGAGAGACGCATATGCTTGTTGGCGAATGCCGATTTGAAGTTTTCTACCTTTAGTGATCACCAGAAGAATATCGTCTCCCAGGGGTGGTCTCTCATCACGGCACTTGTCAATATGatactctccattttgcgccCCGATCGGTCAGTGCTCACCTCCATCTACGCGAGCTtcctggggggggaggccaTCCCACAATTAGGGGCCACCCGGCAGGGAGAGGCCACCCAACCGGGAGAGGCCACCCAACAGGGAGAGGCCACCCAACAGGGGGAGGCTTCCCAACCGGGAGAGACCTCCCAACCGGGAGAGACCTCCCAACCGGGAAAGGCCACCCAACCGGGAAAGACCTCCCAACCGGGAGACACTCCCACCCCTGGCGCCCCCCCGATGAAGCCCACTGCCCAGCTGAACCCCCCCGGGGAACCCAAATCTGCTGCAAGCGAAAAGGCGGCGATCGTCccgaaaaaaatgtggccCAAGAAGGCGAAGCTGCCACCCCCTCCGAAGAGGCAGTAG
- a CDS encoding hypothetical protein (putative), whose product MKLDTVFKFLLVVVILFTVQQIWPVHDVLRKVQSGALVPWAKSALSKLCSDFCFKRIKRDMEIFYREKYIVPRPCYFVFFIVSGCLTLGAKWMMHRVSQPLGERWIPRKKWSERIRKIKVARFNLMFFNLFYFTLISALGFVALSCQTFFPHEMGGQGKLSDYFAGYPNQKTSSLIHLYYFLNGGYLLTSVYSLLMAEKLPDFYENFLQHLCAVILVYFSYGQNFLRVGSIIMLCHDICEVFSSACRVFVDTRHKAVTVSSFCILFSSWGFLRLYIYAKRCILPIHRNFHVFNPLIGYEACVWLTFLLLVILLMNAYWFVLMGKMFIHFVSSGKTEDILTRVAELEEGEKKVK is encoded by the exons ATGAAATTGGACACGGTCTTCAAGTTCCTGCTGGTCGTAGTCATTCTCTTCACAGTGCAGCAAATATGGCCCGTACACGACGTGCTCAGGAAGGTGCAAAGTGGGGCCCTGGTTCCCTGGGCGAAGAGTGCGCTGAGCAAACTGTGTTctgatttttgttttaagAGAATCAAAAGGGACATGGAGATATTTTACCGCGAGAAGTACATAGTCCCGAGGCCATGTTACTTTGTCTTTTTCATCGTTAGCGGTTGCCTGACCCTGGGCGCCAAGTGGATGATGCACAGGGTTTCGCAGCCGCTGGGCGAGCGCTGGATCCCCCGCAA AAAATGGAGCGAACGCATACGCAAGATCAAAGTGGCCAGGTTTAACCTGATGTTTTTTAACTTGTTTTACTTCACCCTCATCAGTGCACTCGGTTTTGTCGCGCTCAGCTGCCAGACGTTCTTCCCCCACGAAATGGGCGGCCAGGGCAAGCTCAGCGATTACTTTGCAG GCTACCCCAACCAGAAAACGTCCAGTCTTATACACCTGTATTACTTCCTAAATGGGGGTTACCTGCTCACGTCCGTGTACTCCCTGCTCATGGCTGAGAAGCTGCCCGATTTTTATGAGAATTTCCTGCAACACCTGTGTGCAGTTATCCTGGTTTACTTTTCCTACGGACAGAACTTCCTCCGAGTTGGCTCCATCATCATGCTCTGTCACGACATATGCGAGGTTTTCTCGTCCGC gtgcCGCGTCTTTGTGGACACGAGACACAAAGCCGTGACGGTCAGCTCCTTCTGCATCCTCTTCTCAAGCTGGGGATTCCTCCGTCTGTACATTTACGCCAAGAGATGCATACTTCCCATTCATAGAAATTTCCATGTGTTTAACCCCCTCATCGGGTACGAAGCATGTGTGTGGCTGACATTTCTTTTACTCGTCATTCTGTTAATGAATGCGTACTGGTTTGTCCTTATGGGGAAGatgtttattcatttcgtttCGAGTGGGAAGACGGAGGATATTTTGACGCGGGTGGCCGAGctggaggagggggagaagaaggtcAAGTGA